A part of Populus alba chromosome 8, ASM523922v2, whole genome shotgun sequence genomic DNA contains:
- the LOC118062497 gene encoding casparian strip membrane protein 5, which produces MKAEAVEPGEASTITAAPKRGINRGISIADLILRGVAVIGTFASALAMGTTTETLTIFAQPIMIRAKYNDLPSLTFFVIANSIVCGYLVLSIPLSISHFIRREARITRIILVIFDTAMVELLTAGASAATVVVHLAHKGNANANWLAICQQFNNFCERLSGSLVGSFASIIMIMLMIIASAVALSRH; this is translated from the exons ATGAAGGCAGAAGCAGTTGAACCAGGTGAAGCATCCACGATCACTGCAGCTCCAAAACGAGGGATTAACAGAGGGATCTCAATAGCAGACCTCATTTTAAGAGGTGTAGCGGTTATTGGGACTTTTGCAAGTGCTTTGGCCATGGGAACTACTACTGAAACACTTACAATCTTCGCACAACCCATCATGATCAGGGCTAAATATAATGATCTCCCCTCCCTAAC GTTTTTTGTGATTGCAAATTCTATTGTATGTGGGTATCTTGTTCTTTCCATCCCCCTATCTATCTCCCACTTCATCAGGAGAGAAGCAAGAATCACCAGGATTATCTTGGTCATCTTTGATACG GCAATGGTGGAACTACTCACTGCTGGGGCTTCAGCTGCAACAGTCGTTGTACACTTGGCACACAAGGGGAATGCTAATGCAAATTGGTTGGCAATCTGTCAACAATTCAATAATTTCTGTGAGCGACTATCTGGATCTTTAGTAGGCTCTTTTGCCTCAATAATCATGATTATGCTGATGATCATCGCGTCAGCTGTGGCTCTTTCGCGTCACTAA
- the LOC118062354 gene encoding 2-hydroxy-palmitic acid dioxygenase mpo1 has product MGKYGLIDLEKHFAFYGAYHSNSINILIHMIFVWPIFFTACLILYFTPPLFSLPQVQLSLFGYGVVLFFNVGFFLGLIYALFYICLDPKAGSLAALLCAFCWVASSLVAGWLGFSLAWKVVLVSQIVCWTGQFIGHGVFEKRAPALLDNLVQAFIMAPFFVLLEALQTSFGYEPYPGFHASVQAKIDADMKEWREKNLKLLS; this is encoded by the exons ATGGGAAAGTATGGATTGATTGATCTAGAGAAGCACTTTGCATTCTATGGTGCATACCATAGTAACTCAATAAACATATTGATTCACATGATATTTGTTTGGCCAATCTTTTTCACCGCTTGTTTGATTCTTTATTTCACACCTCCTCTGTTTAGTCTCCCTCAAGTCCAGTTATCTCTGTTTGGTTATGGTGTTGTTCTCTTTTTTAACGTTGGGTTCTTTCTTGGTTTGATCTATGCTTTGTTTTATATCTGTTTGGACCCAAAAGCTGGTTCCTTGGCTGCTTTGCTTTGTGCTTTTTGTTGGGTGGCTAGTTCTTTGGTGGCTGGTTGGCTCGGGTTCTCCCTTGCTTGGAAG GTTGTTCTGGTGTCTCAAATAGTTTGTTGGACTGGACAGTTCATCGGCCATGGGGTCTTTGAG AAACGAGCCCCTGCACTTTTGGATAACCTCGTTCAAGCCTTTATAATGGCTCCCTTCTTTGTGCTGCTGGAG GCTCTTCAAACCTCTTTCGGTTATGAACCGTACCCAGGGTTCCATGCTAGTGTTCAAGCAAAGATTGATGCTGATATGAAAGAGTGGCGAGAGAAGAATCTTAAGTTGCTTAGTTAA
- the LOC118062352 gene encoding cytochrome P450 704B1 isoform X2, whose protein sequence is MNYNRMHDWLVKYLSELRTVVVPMPFTTYTYIADPANVEHVLKTNFANYPKGETYHSYMEVLLGDGIFNVDGELWRKQRKTASFEFASRNLRDFSTVVFREYSLKLSSILSQASFHNQEVEMQGLLMRMTLDSICKVGFGVEIGTLAPSLPDNRFAQAFDTANIIVTLRFIDPLWKVKKFLNVGSEALLDKSIKIVDDFTYSMIRKRKAEIEEARGTGKNNKMKHDILSRFIELGEDPESNLTDKSLRDIVLNFVIAGRDTTATTLSWAIYMVMTHNHVAEKLYSELKIFEEDRAKEENVKLHQINLEDPESFSQRTMQYAGFLTYDSLGRLSYLHAVITETLRLYPAVPQDPKGIREDDVLPDGTRVKAGGMVTYVPYSMGRMEYNWGPDAASFKPERWLKDGFFQNASPFKFTAFQAGPRICLGKDSAYLQMKMALALLCRFFSFSLVPNHSVGYRMMTTLSMAHGLKLRIARKS, encoded by the exons ATGAACTATAATCGAATGCATGACTGGCTTGTTAAATACCTGTCTGAGTTAAGAACGGTGGTTGTACCAATGCCATTCACAACATATACTTACATTGCAGATCCTGCTAATGTAGAACATGTCCTCAAGACCAACTTTGCTAATTATCCCAAG GGTGAGACATACCACTCATATATGGAAGTCCTGCTTGGAGATGGGATATTTAATGTAGATGGAGAACTCTGGAGGAAGCAGAGGAAGACTGCTAGTTTTGAGTTTGCTTCCAGGAATTTAAGGGACTTTAGCACAGTAGTCTTCAGGGAGTATAGCTTGAAGCTCTCTTCTATTCTTAGTCAAGCATCTTTCCACAATCAAGAAGTAGAAATGCAG GGATTGTTAATGAGGATGACTTTGGACTCCATATGCAAAGTTGGGTTTGGAGTAGAAATTGGAACGCTGGCTCCCAGCCTACCAGACAATCGCTTTGCTCAGGCATTTGATACTGCCAACATCATCGTGACGCTTCGGTTCATCGATCCATTGTGGAAAGTAAAGAAATTTCTTAATGTGGGTTCAGAGGCTCTACTTGATAAGAGCATTAAAATCGTTGATGATTTCACCTACTCCATGATTCGCAAAAGGAAAGCAGAAATAGAAGAAGCGCGAGGCACTGGTAAAAATAACAAG ATGAAGCATGACATTCTATCAAGGTTCATTGAGCTAGGTGAAGACCCGGAAAGCAACTTGACAGACAAAAGCCTTAGAGATATTGTCCTGAACTTTGTGATAGCAGGGCGAGATACAACAGCAACAACTCTCTCATGGGCTATATACATGGTAATGACACATAACCATGTAGCCGAGAAGCTTTACTCCGAGCTCAAAATCTTTGAAGAGGATAGGGCAAAGGAAGAGAATGTTAAGTTACATCAGATAAACCTAGAAGATCCTGAATCTTTCAGTCAAAGGACAATGCAATATGCAGGATTTCTGACTTATGATTCCTTGGGAAGATTATCCTATTTGCATGCAGTGATCACAGAGACACTTCGTTTGTATCCAGCAGTCCCTCAG GACCCCAAGGGTATCCGGGAGGACGATGTCTTGCCTGATGGAACCAGAGTAAAAGCAGGAGGCATGGTTACTTATGTTCCCTATTCCATGGGTAGAATGGAGTATAATTGGGGCCCTGATGCAGCTTCATTCAAGCCTGAGAGATGGCTCAAAGATGGTTTCTTCCAAAATGCATCCCCGTTCAAGTTCACTGCATTTCAA GCTGGACCAAGGATATGCCTGGGTAAGGACTCTGCATATCTCCAAATGAAGATGGCACTGGCCTTATTGTGTAGATTTTTCAGCTTTAGTTTAGTTCCAAATCATTCAGTAGGATACAGAATGATGACAACACTCTCGATGGCACATGGCCTGAAGCTTAGGATAGCCAGGAAATCTTAA
- the LOC118062352 gene encoding cytochrome P450 704B1 isoform X1 encodes MEEDKNLPLVSSNSDGCNMGVVLMLSCTVLSWIFIHRWNQRQKKGPKTWPIVGAAIEQFMNYNRMHDWLVKYLSELRTVVVPMPFTTYTYIADPANVEHVLKTNFANYPKGETYHSYMEVLLGDGIFNVDGELWRKQRKTASFEFASRNLRDFSTVVFREYSLKLSSILSQASFHNQEVEMQGLLMRMTLDSICKVGFGVEIGTLAPSLPDNRFAQAFDTANIIVTLRFIDPLWKVKKFLNVGSEALLDKSIKIVDDFTYSMIRKRKAEIEEARGTGKNNKMKHDILSRFIELGEDPESNLTDKSLRDIVLNFVIAGRDTTATTLSWAIYMVMTHNHVAEKLYSELKIFEEDRAKEENVKLHQINLEDPESFSQRTMQYAGFLTYDSLGRLSYLHAVITETLRLYPAVPQDPKGIREDDVLPDGTRVKAGGMVTYVPYSMGRMEYNWGPDAASFKPERWLKDGFFQNASPFKFTAFQAGPRICLGKDSAYLQMKMALALLCRFFSFSLVPNHSVGYRMMTTLSMAHGLKLRIARKS; translated from the exons atGGAGGAAGATAAGAATCTTCCATTAGTTTCTTCTAATTCAGATGGCTGCAACATGGGAGTGGTATTGATGCTATCTTGCACGGTTTTGTCATGGATTTTTATCCACAGATGGAACCAGAGGCAAAAGAAAGGCCCGAAAACATGGCCGATTGTAGGAGCAGCAATTGAGCAGTTTATGAACTATAATCGAATGCATGACTGGCTTGTTAAATACCTGTCTGAGTTAAGAACGGTGGTTGTACCAATGCCATTCACAACATATACTTACATTGCAGATCCTGCTAATGTAGAACATGTCCTCAAGACCAACTTTGCTAATTATCCCAAG GGTGAGACATACCACTCATATATGGAAGTCCTGCTTGGAGATGGGATATTTAATGTAGATGGAGAACTCTGGAGGAAGCAGAGGAAGACTGCTAGTTTTGAGTTTGCTTCCAGGAATTTAAGGGACTTTAGCACAGTAGTCTTCAGGGAGTATAGCTTGAAGCTCTCTTCTATTCTTAGTCAAGCATCTTTCCACAATCAAGAAGTAGAAATGCAG GGATTGTTAATGAGGATGACTTTGGACTCCATATGCAAAGTTGGGTTTGGAGTAGAAATTGGAACGCTGGCTCCCAGCCTACCAGACAATCGCTTTGCTCAGGCATTTGATACTGCCAACATCATCGTGACGCTTCGGTTCATCGATCCATTGTGGAAAGTAAAGAAATTTCTTAATGTGGGTTCAGAGGCTCTACTTGATAAGAGCATTAAAATCGTTGATGATTTCACCTACTCCATGATTCGCAAAAGGAAAGCAGAAATAGAAGAAGCGCGAGGCACTGGTAAAAATAACAAG ATGAAGCATGACATTCTATCAAGGTTCATTGAGCTAGGTGAAGACCCGGAAAGCAACTTGACAGACAAAAGCCTTAGAGATATTGTCCTGAACTTTGTGATAGCAGGGCGAGATACAACAGCAACAACTCTCTCATGGGCTATATACATGGTAATGACACATAACCATGTAGCCGAGAAGCTTTACTCCGAGCTCAAAATCTTTGAAGAGGATAGGGCAAAGGAAGAGAATGTTAAGTTACATCAGATAAACCTAGAAGATCCTGAATCTTTCAGTCAAAGGACAATGCAATATGCAGGATTTCTGACTTATGATTCCTTGGGAAGATTATCCTATTTGCATGCAGTGATCACAGAGACACTTCGTTTGTATCCAGCAGTCCCTCAG GACCCCAAGGGTATCCGGGAGGACGATGTCTTGCCTGATGGAACCAGAGTAAAAGCAGGAGGCATGGTTACTTATGTTCCCTATTCCATGGGTAGAATGGAGTATAATTGGGGCCCTGATGCAGCTTCATTCAAGCCTGAGAGATGGCTCAAAGATGGTTTCTTCCAAAATGCATCCCCGTTCAAGTTCACTGCATTTCAA GCTGGACCAAGGATATGCCTGGGTAAGGACTCTGCATATCTCCAAATGAAGATGGCACTGGCCTTATTGTGTAGATTTTTCAGCTTTAGTTTAGTTCCAAATCATTCAGTAGGATACAGAATGATGACAACACTCTCGATGGCACATGGCCTGAAGCTTAGGATAGCCAGGAAATCTTAA
- the LOC118062353 gene encoding NAC domain-containing protein 2, whose protein sequence is MQGKTIYNQLPPGFRFHPTDEELIVYYLRNQATSRPCPATIIPEVDIYKFDPWQLPEKAEFGENEWYFFTPRDRKYPNGVRPNRATVSGYWKATGTDKAIHSGSKYVGVKKALVFYKGRPPKGAKTDWIMHEYRLNDPRKQAIKQNGSMRLDDWVLCRIYKKRHTIGHLEEKTENTVDAHLDVTPANDVSEQQMMKFPRTCSLSHLLELEYLGSISQLLSGDTYNSNLDLQNLMSNAGTDHVEKIQLGQMSLQNTDRGKFQGNLQGSTLNQPLFMNPKMYGFQ, encoded by the exons ATGCAAGGAAAAACCATCTATAACCAGCTTCCTCCCGGTTTTAGGTTCCACCCTACCGATGAGGAATTGATCGTGTACTACCTTCGTAACCAAGCCACTTCCAGGCCATGCCCTGCAACTATTATCCCAGAAGTTGATATTTACAAATTTGATCCCTGGCAATTACCTG AGAAGGCAGAATTTGGAGAAAATGAGTGGTACTTCTTTACCCCTCGTGACCGCAAGTACCCAAATGGAGTGAGGCCTAACAGAGCAACCGTGTCGGGGTACTGGAAGGCCACGGGCACAGACAAGGCCATCCACAGCGGATCTAAATATGTTGGTGTCAAGAAAGCTCTTGTGTTTTACAAGGGCAGGCCACCAAAGGGTGCCAAGACAGATTGGATTATGCATGAGTATCGCTTAAATGATCCAAGAAAACAAGCCATCAAGCAAAATGGATCCATGAGA TTGGATGACTGGGTCCTATGTAGAATTTACAAAAAGAGGCACACGATAGGACACTTAGAGGAGAAAACAGAAAATACAGTAGATGCCCATTTGGACGTCACCCCAGCTAATGATGTTAGTGAAcaacaaatgatgaaatttccAAGAACATGTTCTCTTTCTCATCTGTTAGAATTGGAGTACCTGGGTTCAATTTCCCAACTCTTGAGTGGTGACACATACAATTCAAATCTTGATCTCCAAAACCTCATGAGCAATGCTGGAACTGACCACGTTGAAAAAATCCAGCTAGGACAGATGTCTCTCCAAAACACAGATCGTGGGAAGTTTCAGGGGAACCTGCAGGGCAGTACCTTAAACCAGCCACTATTTATGAACCCAAAGATGTATGGATTCCAATGA